In the Malaya genurostris strain Urasoe2022 chromosome 1, Malgen_1.1, whole genome shotgun sequence genome, one interval contains:
- the LOC131425173 gene encoding uncharacterized protein LOC131425173 — protein sequence MDPIIDWQISRHDIKSRGQYLLETGKWADCHFLVGQEPNHQMLAGHKLILAMASPVFEAMFYGGLAEKNDPIPILDLDPSAFKSLLEYIYTDKISINSVDKACELCYGAKKYMLPHVVEQCITFLWSDLCPKNVCRAYEFAKLFEEPRLMEKCLQIMCTKSMDVIQDSSFEDVELSTIVTILDQDVLNIDSELNLFWAINKYAEKHGLCASRNHETSQSSSEHEPVASPQSPLNLDVEASSSNDQSNNQNIIGNNEHVGPAVVIANAGRQQELPTIRDAIRRIRFLSLSPQQFADGPARTNLLTQSEAFAILMNISTSNSCYPMPEGFTTNKNPRNAFTDSSPPSPIPGPSGNLAPMALRPGTTTSGLFPQHVPPPQPAPLPTKTVPAPAPAPVPSTHSDDTENPYYLEEMRNNDSNYDRKYYCRRIMRQQTECLNTSVLDCSLTFIVDRSVCITGIEVPTQVQGSTIVGNDRYSELLYAHLLDAHGSRLTYTHCNQRVQYNSMLEISFDRPVFIQRHKMYKIGVVFNKVGWYPVSQSVTKVNCDNVGFTFCVGSQSESVRDGLIRTIVFTYTRDGISYT from the exons ATGGATCCAATAATTGACTGGCAAATATCTCGACACGATATCAAATCCCGAGGACAGTATTTATTAGAAACCGGCAAATGGGCTGATTGTCATTTTTTAGTTGGTCAAGAACCGAATCATCAGATGTTGGCCGGTCATAAATTAATATTAGCAATGGCATCACCCGTGTTTGAAGCTATGTTTTACGGTGGGCTCGCCGAGAAAAATGATCCCATTCCTATTTTGGACTTGGATCCTTCTGCTTTCAAATCATTATTAGA GTACATTTACACCGATAAAATCAGTATCAATTCAGTTGACAAAGCTTGCGAGCTGTGCTATGGAGCCAAAAAATACATGCTCCCTCATGTGGTCGAACAATGTATCACATTTCTATGGTCAGATTTGTGTCCCAAGAATGTGTGTCGTGCTTACGAATTTGCTAAACTTTTCGAGGAACCCCGTTTAATggagaaatgtttacaaataaTGTGCACCAAATCAATGGATGTAATCCAAGATTCAAGTTTCGAAGATGTTGAACTTAGCACGATTGTTACAATACTCGATCAAGATGTACTTAACATTGATTCGGAACTTAATCTTTTCTGGGCCATCAACAAATATGCTGAAAAACATGGCTTGTGTGCCAGTCGCAATCATGAAACAAGCCAGTCTAGTAGTGAACATGAACCAGTCGCCTCGCCACAGTCACCACTTAACCTGGATGTTGAAGCCAGCTCATCTAATGATCAAAGTAACAATCAAAACATCATCGGAAATAATGAACATGTTGGCCCAGCTGTAGTAATTGCGAATGCAGGTCGTCAACAAGAACTACCTACTATTCGTGATGCCATACGTCGTATCCGTTTCCTATCATTAAGTCCTCAACAATTTGCTGATGGGCCAGCTCGAACTAACTTACTGACGCAATCGGAAGCATTCGCTATTTTAATGAACATTTCTACTTCAAACAGTTGTTATCCAATGCCAGAGGGATTCACAACAAATAAAAACCCAAGAAACGCTTTCACCGACTCTTCCCCACCTAGTCCAATACCTGGTCCTAGCGGAAATCTTGCACCTATGGCTCTTAGACCAGGCACCACAACTAGTGGATTATTTCCACAACATGTTCCACCACCGCAACCGGCACCTCTACCAACTAAAACTGTTCCAGCTCCTGCTCCAGCTCCGGTACCATCAACACATTCGGATGACACGGAAAACCCATACTATTTAGAAGAGATGCGAAACAACGATTCTAATTACGACCGTAAATATTACTGTCGTAGAATTATGCGGCAGCAGACAGAATGTCTCAACACATCCGTATTAGATTGTTCATTAACATTTATAGTGGACCGTTCGGTTTGTATCACCGGAATTGAAGTCCCCACCCAAGTGCAAGGTTCGACTATAGTTGGAAACGATCGATATTCAGAATTATTGTATGCTCATTTGCTCGATGCACATGGTTCGCGCCTTACTTACACTCACTGTAATCAACGCGTTCAGTACAACTCTATGCTGGAAATATCTTTCGATCGACCAGTATTCATTCAAAGACACAAAATGTATAAGATAGGTGTCGTTTTCAACAAAGTCGGATGGTATCCAGTAAGCCAATCAGTAacgaaggtcaattgtgacaacgTTGGCTTTACGTTTTGCGTTGGATCACAATCAGAATCAGTGCGTGATGGTCTCATTCGAACTATCGTATTTACATACACTCGAGACGGAATTTCGTACACATAA
- the LOC131440162 gene encoding uncharacterized protein K02A2.6-like gives MPVTIVSDNGSQFTSAEFLDFCISNGIDHITTAPFHPQSNGLAERFVDTFNRAVKKIREERGSIQHALNIFLLTYRSTPNRALPDNISPSEAMFGRRIRTCLELLRSSPLHPPVSTFENPRQPRCFNRNDSVYAKLHSRNGWKWAPGTIVEKIRDVMYNMWIEDRRMLRSHVNQLRSRLSAGMEMKGLVEQTTSRQSPLPLDILLNVWNLTSQSSVAGTSSVDPSVTASSPTLTPSSSPEHVPLGSTPARATSTPQHDVATSSSMSTSSASSDTPALPSSSTSTEFESAIEVESVVDLPRRSSRARRQPHRFDPYHLY, from the coding sequence ATGCCAGTTACAATAGTTAGCGACAACGGTTCTCAATTTACAAGCGCCGAATTTCTCGATTTCTGTATCTCCAACGGAATCGATCATATTACGACAGCACCGTTTCATCCACAATCAAACGGCCTAGCGGAACGATTTGTGGACACATTTAATAGAGCCGTGAAGAAAATTCGAGAGGAGAGAGGATCGATACAACATGCATTGAATATTTTCTTGCTTACGTATCGAAGCACGCCCAACCGAGCCTTACCAGACAATATTTCGCCATCCGAAGCAATGTTCGGTCGAAGGATTCGCACGTGTCTCGAGCTCCTGCGTTCTTCGCCGCTACATCCACCAGTGTCAACATTCGAAAATCCTAGACAACCTAGATGCTTCAATCGTAACGACTCAGTTTATGCCAAGCTACATAGTCGTAACGGATGGAAGTGGGCTCCAGGAACAATCGTTGAGAAAATCAGAGATGTTATGTATAATATGTGGATTGAAGATCGCAGAATGTTACGCTCACATGTGAACCAGCTTCGAAGCCGTCTGTCTGCGGGTATGGAAATGAAAGGACTCGTAGAGCAAACCACATCTCGTCAGTCTCCGTTGCCGCTCGATATTCTGTTGAATGTTTGGAATCTAACTAGTCAGTCGTCGGTTGCTGGAACATCATCGGTTGACCCGAGTGTTACCGCATCGTCACCTACATTAACACCTTCCTCTAGTCCTGAGCATGTTCCATTGGGTTCGACGCCGGCTCGTGCGACATCTACGCCTCAACACGATGTTGCAACAAGTTCGTCTATGTCAACGTCATCAGCATCGAGTGACACACCAGCGTTACCGTCTTCATCAACATCGACTGAATTCGAGTCAGCCATCGAAGTGGAGTCTGTGGTAGATCTTCCTAGGCGTTCTTCTCGTGCAAGAAGACAGCCTCACAGGTTCGATCCCTACCACCTTTATTAA
- the LOC131427023 gene encoding uncharacterized protein K02A2.6-like: MFPKVFNDQLGLCCKTKIKLELKENVRPIFCLKRPVAYAMYNAVDRELERMQKLNIITSAEYSEWAAPIVVVRKANGSIRICGDYSTGLNAALKPNQYPLPLPDDIFAKLANCQVFSQIDLSDAFLQVEVDEWYRKLLPINTHRGLYSYNRLPPCVKVAPGAFQQIIDTMLAGLECTCGYLDDVIVGGQNVEKHDRNLQAVLKRFRFHNTS, encoded by the coding sequence ATGTTTCCTAAGGTTTTCAACGATCAGTTAGGTTTAtgctgtaaaacaaaaatcaagctggAACTGAAGGAAAATGTTCGTCCTATTTTCTGTCTGAAACGTCCTGTGGCTTACGCAATGTATAATGCCGTTGACCGGGAACTAGAGCGTATGCAAAAACTTAACATCATCACGTCGGCTGAATATTCGGAGTGGGCCGCTCCGATCGTCGTCGTCCGTAAAGCTAACGGTTCTATACGAATTTGTGGAGATTATTCCACTGGGTTGAATGCAGCTCTTAAACCAAATCAGTATCCACTTCCATTACCGGATGATATTTTCGCCAAGCTGGCTAATTGTCAGGTATTCAGCCAGATTGATTTGTCCGACGCTTTCTTACAGGTGGAAGTCGATGAGTGGTACCGTAAGTTGCTCCCTATCAATACACATCGTGGTCTCTATTCCTACAACCGTCTACCGCCTTGTGTAAAAGTTGCACCTGGTGCGTTCCAACAAATCATAGACACAATGCTAGCTGGTCTAGAATGCACCTGTGGCTATCTTGATGACGTCATAGTTGGTGGTCAAAATGTAGAGAAACATGATCGTAACTTACAAGCAGTCTTGAAGCGATTTCGGTTTCACAATACGAGTTGA
- the LOC131427032 gene encoding uncharacterized protein LOC131427032, producing the protein MAQSPLQHQQLMAQLVHRQQQSDEQQQQSLRSIASSINVQVPPNPEQLLDSLASNIKEFRYDAENNGTFAVWDSRYDDLFEKDAARLDDEAKVRLLRRKLGLAEHERYVSYILPKLPKDFSFVQTVNKLKSLFGAKESVISRRYRCLQITKNPTEDHVAFACRVNKACVEFELGRLSEEQFKCLVYVCGLKSESDVEIRTRLLAKIEDSNDVTWSSSQKSTPYGQVQSIRKFGGKRFGKRDREQSKRYSSNAVKKPSYPCWLCGSLHYSQDCSYKNHKCSDCGSFGHHEGYCDSTD; encoded by the exons ATGGCACAAAGTCCGCTTCAACACCAGCAGTTAATGGCTCAGCTGGTACACCGACAGCAACAATCTGATGAGCAGCAACAACAGTCCCTTCGCAGTATCGCATCGTCGATTAACGTTCAAGTGCCACCAAATCCGGAACAGTTACTTGATTCTTTGGCCAGCAACATTAAGGAATTCCGGTACGATGCTGAAAATAATGGAACCTTTGCAGTGTG ggactCCAGATACGATGATCTTTTCGAGAAGGATGCTGCTAGATTAGACGACGAAGCAAAAGTTCGTTTGCTTAGGCGAAAGTTGGGTTTAGCAGAGCATGAGAGGTACGTGAGTTACATTTTACCCAAACTGCCAAAAGATTTCAGCTTCGTCCAGACAGTGAACAAGCTTAAGAGTCTGTTTGGAGCGAAAGAATCGGTTATTAGTCGCCGTTACCGATGTCTGCAAATAACGAAGAATCCTACTGAGGATCACGTAGCATTTGCCTGCCGTGTAAACAAAGCTTGTGTGGAGTTTGAGCTGGGAAGGCTTAGCGAGGAGCAGTTCAAATGCTTGGTGTATGTGTGTGGACTGAAATCCGAGAGTGATGTCGAGATACGTACCCGTCTCCTCGCCAAAATCGAAGACAGTAATGACGTTACTTGGAGCAGCTCTCAGAAGAGT ACTCCGTACGGTCAGGTACAATCAATTAGAAAGTTTGGTGGAAAGCGGTTCGGCAAGCGTGACCGAGAGCAATCAAAACGTTATTCTTCTAATGCCGTCAAGAAGCCAAGTTACCCGTGTTGGCTTTGTGGTTCGTTACACTACAGTCAGGATTGCAGTTATAAAAATCACAAATGTTCCGATTGTGGTTCTTTTGGACATCATGAAGGATACTGcgatagcacagactaa